A genomic segment from Desulfurobacterium pacificum encodes:
- a CDS encoding RusA family crossover junction endodeoxyribonuclease: MRFTFYFVGKIPSKANYKRISHRRINGDMKPFIMNDKEVLAAQREAIYQFHIQKLTYGLENFPIENPVRISISFYFSGRVRQRDIDNAEKFIGDVLEKAEVLKRDSLIYVKDRVEKRLGVKGFDEIVVINVEELGREEVKQREREFKAFSEHFREFLKKLKMELPDEG; the protein is encoded by the coding sequence GTGAGGTTTACTTTCTACTTTGTCGGGAAAATACCGAGTAAAGCTAACTATAAGAGAATTTCGCACCGAAGAATCAACGGTGATATGAAACCTTTTATAATGAACGATAAGGAAGTTTTAGCTGCGCAGAGGGAGGCTATTTATCAGTTTCATATCCAAAAGTTAACTTATGGTTTAGAGAACTTTCCTATTGAGAATCCTGTAAGGATTTCTATTTCATTTTACTTTTCCGGTAGGGTTAGACAGAGGGATATAGATAACGCTGAGAAGTTTATAGGAGATGTTCTTGAAAAGGCTGAAGTTTTGAAGAGGGATTCCCTCATTTACGTTAAGGATAGAGTTGAGAAAAGATTAGGGGTGAAAGGATTTGATGAGATTGTGGTTATAAATGTAGAAGAGTTGGGCAGGGAAGAAGTTAAGCAAAGAGAAAGAGAATTTAAGGCGTTTTCTGAACATTTTAGAGAATTTTTGAAAAAACTAAAGATGGAGTTGCCGGATGAAGGTTGA
- a CDS encoding tetratricopeptide repeat protein codes for MGSSYKTLVGSVILESMALGFLRVDNPYVAVFAFLFFHFIASLLFSVFIYPFVTSIYRRARGSFPAIFLSVFLFPLVGYVAYLILYVLVLRKQKRDRTPSVSRIQVEEITMDNVRVRPRKFGEGVLQFFKREAHRIDERAVFLLKEMRTPVSIEIAKRALGNPKDEVRLTAFSIISHLEKEINDRISFLKSRLKEGLAEKELLEVYKKLALLYWELLYFGLVDKELENFVVEETLFYVKKVLELNGDPDVYLVAGRIFLRKGDYEKAFEYLSKALECNDVVTKIRVIPYLAEIEFYRGNYENVKKLWEGIPLSLHPNVYFMKLLWEGRLRNDT; via the coding sequence TTGGGAAGCAGCTATAAGACTTTAGTGGGTTCTGTTATACTTGAATCTATGGCTTTAGGTTTTCTAAGGGTTGATAACCCGTACGTTGCTGTTTTTGCTTTTTTGTTTTTTCATTTTATTGCATCTTTGCTTTTTTCTGTTTTTATCTATCCTTTTGTAACGTCTATTTATAGGAGAGCAAGAGGAAGCTTTCCAGCGATTTTTCTTTCTGTTTTCCTTTTTCCGTTAGTTGGTTATGTTGCCTATTTGATTTTGTATGTGCTTGTTTTAAGAAAGCAGAAAAGGGATAGAACTCCTTCAGTTTCGCGTATTCAGGTTGAAGAGATAACTATGGATAATGTTAGAGTTAGACCGAGGAAATTTGGAGAAGGAGTTTTGCAGTTTTTTAAACGTGAAGCTCACCGTATTGATGAACGAGCTGTTTTTCTACTTAAGGAGATGAGAACGCCTGTTTCTATAGAGATAGCTAAAAGGGCTTTGGGAAATCCTAAAGATGAGGTGAGACTTACTGCTTTTTCTATTATTTCTCATTTAGAGAAAGAGATAAATGACAGGATAAGTTTTTTAAAGAGCCGCTTAAAAGAAGGTTTGGCAGAGAAGGAACTGTTGGAAGTTTATAAGAAGTTAGCTCTTCTTTATTGGGAATTGCTCTATTTTGGGCTTGTGGATAAGGAACTTGAAAATTTTGTTGTGGAAGAAACGTTGTTTTACGTTAAAAAGGTTTTGGAGTTAAATGGTGACCCAGATGTGTATTTGGTGGCGGGGAGGATTTTTTTAAGGAAAGGTGATTATGAGAAGGCATTTGAATATCTCTCTAAAGCTTTGGAATGTAATGATGTTGTAACGAAAATAAGAGTTATTCCTTACCTTGCAGAGATTGAGTTTTATCGTGGGAATTATGAAAACGTTAAGAAACTTTGGGAAGGAATTCCATTGTCTTTACATCCAAATGTTTACTTTATGAAACTTTTGTGGGAAGGTAGATTGAGGAATGACACATAA
- a CDS encoding PelD GGDEF domain-containing protein, whose protein sequence is MFREIGVKFVLIEVFLFTVFFFIFGYFLNPSDPLFTSSPINPYLLFLLVVTLYYGLEIGLLAFLLEIAAMGVLYRNWNVEFLLWSLLHVLIAGEFHFFWTRKIRVTEEENLYFKDKIRRQASDFILLKLSHDQLEKHYMVKPVSIRSIIGELKEKLKELGESGGLKEIFEKLKELMVAGFYVQEAGLFLPQRNGFDCVLSVGKEISLDKEDPLVKKALEEKEAVFISQIENQIQSKYLAVIPIYDFASGDKLLGVFVLTRIPFNYFNSDTILSLGVILFWLLNELESVDLVGGVSSILKRYFEYDFLKELSVMVSLRERTGIESSLVIYRVDHLKEDFPLFLSERIRGLDMLNVVDLGGVKLVFVMLPLSSISSARGFVGRIERDFSYSFGKVELPYRIISIDRKIEEKLEYLFKQFEE, encoded by the coding sequence ATGTTTAGAGAGATTGGCGTTAAGTTTGTTCTTATAGAAGTTTTTTTGTTTACCGTTTTTTTCTTCATTTTTGGATATTTTTTGAATCCTTCTGACCCGTTGTTTACGTCTTCTCCTATTAACCCTTATTTGCTGTTTTTACTGGTTGTTACGCTTTATTACGGACTTGAGATTGGGCTTTTAGCTTTTCTCCTTGAAATTGCTGCCATGGGAGTTCTTTATAGAAACTGGAATGTAGAGTTTTTGCTTTGGAGTCTGTTGCATGTTCTTATAGCTGGAGAGTTCCACTTTTTCTGGACGAGGAAAATTAGAGTAACTGAGGAAGAGAATTTGTACTTCAAGGATAAGATAAGAAGACAGGCGAGCGATTTTATTCTTCTGAAGCTTTCTCACGACCAGTTGGAAAAGCATTATATGGTTAAGCCTGTTAGTATTAGGTCAATAATTGGAGAATTGAAGGAAAAATTGAAGGAATTGGGGGAGAGTGGTGGGTTAAAAGAAATCTTTGAAAAATTGAAAGAACTTATGGTGGCAGGATTTTACGTTCAAGAAGCTGGACTTTTCTTGCCGCAGAGAAATGGTTTTGATTGTGTGCTTTCTGTTGGGAAAGAGATTTCCTTAGATAAAGAAGACCCCTTGGTGAAGAAGGCACTTGAAGAGAAAGAGGCAGTTTTTATCTCGCAGATAGAAAATCAGATTCAGTCTAAATACCTTGCAGTTATTCCTATCTATGACTTTGCTTCAGGAGATAAACTCTTGGGAGTTTTTGTTTTGACAAGGATTCCATTTAACTATTTTAACAGCGATACTATTCTTTCTCTTGGTGTTATTCTCTTTTGGTTGCTTAATGAGCTGGAAAGCGTTGATTTGGTTGGTGGTGTAAGTTCTATTTTAAAGCGGTATTTTGAGTATGACTTTTTAAAAGAGTTGTCTGTTATGGTTTCGTTGAGAGAAAGAACAGGAATAGAAAGTTCCTTAGTTATTTATAGAGTAGACCATTTAAAAGAAGATTTTCCTTTGTTTTTGTCTGAGAGGATTAGAGGTCTTGATATGTTGAACGTCGTGGATTTGGGCGGAGTGAAGTTAGTTTTTGTGATGCTTCCGCTTTCTTCTATCTCTTCTGCGAGGGGGTTTGTGGGTAGGATAGAAAGGGATTTTTCATACAGTTTCGGGAAAGTAGAACTTCCTTACAGAATTATTTCAATAGATAGAAAGATAGAGGAAAAGTTGGAGTATCTTTTTAAGCAATTTGAAGAGTAA
- the pelG gene encoding exopolysaccharide Pel transporter PelG, whose product MAGISFELKRLLKSNRLSSILLSFAYSVSLSAGPWIVSIVAILVAGIVAGKVSGDNDFVRKCQIVITYVTALSLIVSSPLQLLFSRYVADRIFSKEIDRVLPNFIGALTLSMIAGLIFGLLVGLLYVRELSPVFVLLFAFLMSLFSGFWIANTVLTSLKSYKFVFASFLFGFGVMVLLAGLLQKYFVLGFLIAYFVGAGITFSLIVGYMFKSFPSDRLIEFDFLNRKRVYYSLAVAGVFYNLGIWIDKFLFWFSGSTGENVLGPFRASIVYDVPMFLAYLSIAPGMGFFFLKLEGEFAEYYQRYYDAVREGETLERILELGYEMLMAIRSLIQEVFRIQAIALVIVFLVEYALFKLFKLSLLYIPLFNILCLGTSLQLLFMVVLSLLFYFDLRREAVVSTVVFFVTNALFTYLSIKGGPYFYGYGFLFSLLFSFVFATLLLRRALYEIHYRTFMLNT is encoded by the coding sequence ATGGCAGGGATATCGTTTGAACTAAAAAGGTTATTAAAGAGTAATAGGCTGTCTTCAATCCTGCTTTCTTTTGCATATTCTGTCTCTCTAAGTGCAGGACCTTGGATAGTGTCTATTGTTGCGATATTAGTTGCAGGTATAGTTGCAGGGAAGGTTTCTGGAGACAACGATTTTGTTAGGAAATGTCAGATAGTTATTACTTATGTAACGGCTTTGAGCTTAATAGTTTCTTCTCCTTTGCAACTGCTGTTCAGCAGGTACGTAGCGGATAGGATTTTTAGCAAGGAAATAGATAGAGTTCTCCCTAATTTTATTGGAGCTCTTACACTTAGCATGATTGCCGGGCTTATTTTTGGACTACTTGTAGGGCTGTTATACGTGAGGGAGCTTTCTCCAGTTTTTGTTCTTTTGTTTGCGTTTCTTATGTCTCTCTTTTCTGGTTTTTGGATAGCTAATACTGTTTTGACGTCACTTAAAAGTTATAAGTTCGTTTTTGCCTCTTTCCTTTTTGGTTTTGGTGTTATGGTTCTTCTGGCAGGTTTGTTGCAGAAATATTTTGTGTTAGGCTTTTTAATTGCTTATTTTGTGGGTGCGGGGATTACTTTTTCTCTTATTGTCGGTTATATGTTTAAATCCTTTCCTTCCGATAGATTGATTGAGTTTGATTTTTTAAACCGAAAGAGAGTTTATTACTCTTTGGCTGTTGCAGGTGTTTTTTATAACTTAGGAATATGGATTGATAAGTTTCTTTTTTGGTTTTCAGGTTCTACGGGAGAAAACGTTCTGGGACCTTTTAGGGCGTCTATCGTTTATGATGTTCCGATGTTTTTAGCTTACCTTTCTATTGCGCCAGGTATGGGGTTTTTCTTTTTAAAACTGGAAGGGGAATTTGCAGAATACTATCAAAGATACTACGATGCTGTGAGGGAAGGGGAAACTTTAGAGAGAATCCTGGAGTTAGGTTATGAAATGCTTATGGCTATAAGGTCTTTAATCCAAGAGGTTTTTAGAATTCAGGCTATAGCTTTAGTTATTGTTTTTTTGGTGGAGTATGCTCTTTTTAAGTTGTTTAAGCTTTCTCTGCTGTACATTCCTCTATTTAATATTTTGTGTTTAGGGACTTCTCTGCAATTGCTCTTTATGGTGGTTCTTTCTCTGCTTTTTTATTTTGACTTGCGGAGAGAAGCTGTTGTATCAACTGTTGTTTTTTTCGTTACGAATGCTCTCTTTACCTATCTGAGCATTAAGGGAGGTCCTTACTTTTACGGTTACGGTTTTCTGTTTTCTCTGCTTTTTTCTTTTGTTTTTGCTACGCTTCTATTGAGGAGGGCTCTTTATGAGATTCATTATAGGACTTTTATGCTTAACACTTAG
- a CDS encoding NAD(P)/FAD-dependent oxidoreductase has translation MKVEIDVKVPLGSKLEDEIKRLGLEVKDFSILRKSIDARKKPYFLYRILVDLPQNVAKELINEKKAREHVPIPEIKIPRISTKKKVLVVGSGPAGLFSAYILSKAGFDVTVVERGKKVEERVVDVNRFWEKRILDENSNVQFGEGGAGTFSDGKLTTRVKDKKKHFVFKLLVECGAPEDILYKSKPHVGTDRLRIVVKNMREKLIDQGVKFRFSTLLLNLNVDKGKVNSVVLKNLLTAEISEESYDYVFLAIGNSARDTFEMLKNRNIALEAKPFAVGLRVIHRQKTINRVQYGRKWFKYPDLPPAEYSFTYRGRKRNVFTFCMCPGGYVICASSEKNSVVCNGMSNYARDSGYANSAVVVQVFPEDFDNDPFRAIEFQKLLERAAFVAGGSDYSMPAQRVWDFINGESSSELIEGGYIPALKSARLDRLLPPEIVQPIKEAFLYWYEKVSFFVPQNATLVGVETRTSSPVRIVRNENYVSVSASNLYPIGEGAGYAGGITSSAIDGINAALSLIENTS, from the coding sequence ATGAAGGTTGAAATAGATGTAAAAGTTCCGCTTGGTTCTAAACTTGAGGATGAAATTAAACGTCTGGGGTTGGAAGTCAAGGATTTTTCTATTTTGAGGAAATCTATAGATGCAAGGAAAAAACCTTACTTTTTATACAGGATATTGGTGGATTTACCTCAAAATGTTGCGAAAGAGTTGATAAACGAGAAGAAAGCAAGAGAACACGTTCCTATTCCTGAGATAAAAATCCCCAGAATTTCCACAAAGAAAAAGGTTTTAGTGGTTGGTAGCGGACCGGCAGGACTTTTTTCAGCTTATATCCTTTCTAAAGCAGGTTTTGACGTTACAGTTGTTGAGCGCGGAAAAAAGGTAGAAGAAAGAGTTGTAGATGTTAATCGTTTCTGGGAAAAAAGGATTCTTGATGAAAACTCAAACGTTCAGTTTGGTGAAGGAGGAGCGGGAACGTTTTCTGACGGCAAATTGACGACAAGGGTGAAAGATAAGAAAAAACACTTTGTTTTTAAGCTTTTAGTGGAGTGTGGTGCGCCGGAAGACATTCTTTATAAGAGCAAGCCGCACGTTGGGACGGACAGGTTAAGAATAGTTGTAAAGAACATGAGGGAAAAGCTGATAGACCAGGGAGTTAAGTTCAGGTTTTCTACTCTGTTACTTAATTTGAACGTAGATAAGGGTAAAGTAAACTCTGTTGTTCTGAAAAACCTTTTAACAGCTGAGATTTCAGAGGAAAGTTACGATTACGTGTTTTTAGCTATCGGTAATAGCGCCAGAGATACTTTTGAGATGTTAAAGAACAGGAATATAGCTTTAGAAGCAAAACCTTTTGCTGTTGGTTTGAGAGTTATTCACAGGCAGAAAACAATTAACAGAGTTCAATACGGAAGAAAGTGGTTCAAATATCCTGATTTACCGCCGGCCGAGTATTCGTTTACCTATAGAGGAAGGAAAAGGAACGTTTTTACCTTCTGTATGTGTCCGGGCGGATACGTGATATGTGCTTCTTCTGAGAAAAATTCTGTTGTATGTAATGGAATGAGTAACTACGCAAGGGATAGCGGTTACGCTAATAGTGCCGTTGTTGTTCAGGTTTTTCCGGAGGATTTTGATAACGACCCCTTCAGAGCTATAGAGTTTCAGAAATTGCTTGAAAGGGCTGCGTTTGTAGCTGGTGGGAGCGATTACTCTATGCCTGCTCAAAGGGTTTGGGATTTCATAAATGGAGAAAGTTCTTCTGAGTTAATAGAAGGTGGTTATATTCCTGCCCTGAAGAGTGCGAGGCTTGACAGACTGCTTCCGCCTGAAATCGTTCAGCCTATTAAGGAGGCTTTCCTGTATTGGTATGAGAAGGTTTCTTTCTTTGTTCCCCAGAACGCAACGCTTGTGGGAGTTGAGACGAGAACTTCTTCGCCTGTGAGGATTGTCAGGAACGAGAATTACGTATCGGTTTCTGCGAGTAATTTATATCCGATTGGAGAGGGTGCTGGATATGCAGGTGGTATAACGAGTTCTGCAATAGATGGCATCAATGCTGCGTTATCTCTAATAGAAAATACTTCTTAA
- a CDS encoding bifunctional glycoside hydrolase 114/ polysaccharide deacetylase family protein, protein MRFIIGLLCLTLSFLWGFQVFAQSVKPSVAFMYSEPPDQVLYTYDWIVVDPDVFTPEKIKERFYVKRRGKLIAYFSLGEVEPFRKFFKHVRKSWILGKNKAWKSFVVDLRNKECFEFMLKKASALLKSYDGIFLDTLDSYQMVLPKKEWKSYERRKVEFIKALRRNYPKKIIMVNRGFDVYPQVKSLIDAVVVESLYKGLDAKLNYVDVGNRERQWLLDKLKKIKEEKPVVVIDYLPSNKEQEARRVAKRLIKEGFIPWVADKNLTEVGEGVFHILKRKILLVYDSSLEIPDESDVHRLIQLPLEWLGYEPVVVSVGDFSEKSLTSDVKGVVVWNIRGKKNKDKVIKLLLKAKKRGIKVFIVDLSVFSPEQLKHLNFELVSNRKPEEVPKIVYKGRTYGFEIKAYPFPTDSFVNPKGKYTPLLVLENSVGQKFIPVAITPWGGYGYSGYLLKDMFNDSLWVFDPFWLFSEVFGRLPFAPDVTTESGRRIMTVHLDGDGFADKSFVEYGKYVGEVLREKIFKVYKVPHTVSVIVGEVDPRGLYPKKAKKLMEVAKSIFSLPNVEPASHTYSHPFNWIDVYRMSMGLKPTDKRNLKYGYHLPIPGYVPSVKKEIDYSLEFIDKYLAPNGKKAKVLLWSGDCAPPPPVVERTYKLGVYNVNGGDTTIDDTFPYLCKVSPMGINKGKFFQVYAPVQNEEVYTKGWKIKDGYVRVISTFKLTDKPRRLKPISIYYHFYSAQFPLSFNALKKVYDWAMRQGTVPMFLSEYAQRVLEFRGASIAESNRDGNMYFCSSGSLKTVRLEGKGGIPSIDKSQGVVGYRRINGRIYVFLDDSRCRRIVFVNRDDNDFVLVSSNGMVKDFRKDVERGYYRLVLHSEVLPLKADLRVADTCSLRVGNGVNLKRKGGMVEVEARKKKVTVEAVCKR, encoded by the coding sequence ATGAGATTCATTATAGGACTTTTATGCTTAACACTTAGTTTTTTGTGGGGATTTCAAGTTTTTGCGCAAAGCGTTAAGCCATCTGTTGCTTTTATGTATTCTGAGCCTCCAGACCAAGTTTTGTATACATACGATTGGATAGTTGTTGACCCTGATGTTTTTACTCCAGAAAAGATAAAAGAGAGGTTTTACGTTAAAAGGAGGGGAAAGCTTATAGCTTACTTTAGCTTGGGCGAGGTAGAACCTTTTAGAAAGTTTTTTAAGCACGTTAGGAAAAGCTGGATTTTAGGTAAGAATAAAGCGTGGAAATCTTTTGTTGTTGATCTAAGAAATAAAGAATGTTTTGAGTTTATGTTGAAGAAAGCAAGTGCTTTGCTTAAGAGTTACGATGGGATTTTTTTGGATACGCTTGATTCTTATCAAATGGTTCTTCCTAAGAAGGAATGGAAAAGCTATGAAAGAAGAAAAGTTGAGTTTATCAAGGCTTTGAGGAGGAATTATCCCAAGAAGATTATTATGGTTAATAGGGGATTTGATGTCTATCCTCAGGTCAAAAGTTTGATTGATGCGGTAGTTGTTGAATCTCTTTATAAAGGATTAGATGCTAAGCTTAATTACGTTGATGTGGGAAATAGAGAAAGACAATGGTTGTTAGATAAGCTTAAAAAGATAAAAGAAGAAAAACCTGTAGTGGTGATTGACTATCTGCCGTCTAATAAAGAACAGGAGGCGAGGAGAGTTGCTAAGAGGTTAATAAAAGAGGGGTTTATACCTTGGGTTGCTGATAAAAATTTGACAGAGGTAGGAGAAGGAGTTTTCCATATTTTGAAGAGGAAAATTCTTTTGGTTTATGACTCATCTTTAGAGATTCCTGATGAGAGTGATGTTCATAGGTTAATTCAATTACCGCTTGAATGGTTGGGATATGAACCGGTGGTGGTGAGTGTGGGGGATTTTTCTGAAAAAAGTTTAACTTCCGATGTAAAAGGCGTTGTTGTATGGAATATACGAGGGAAAAAAAATAAAGATAAAGTAATAAAGTTACTTTTAAAAGCTAAGAAAAGAGGAATAAAGGTTTTTATTGTTGATTTAAGCGTTTTTTCGCCTGAGCAGTTAAAACACTTAAATTTTGAATTGGTTTCCAACAGAAAGCCCGAAGAAGTTCCTAAGATTGTTTATAAAGGAAGAACTTATGGTTTTGAGATTAAAGCCTATCCGTTTCCTACGGATAGTTTTGTAAATCCTAAAGGGAAATATACTCCTTTGCTTGTTTTAGAGAATTCTGTAGGTCAAAAGTTCATTCCTGTTGCGATAACTCCGTGGGGCGGCTACGGTTATTCAGGTTACTTGCTTAAAGATATGTTTAACGATAGTTTGTGGGTTTTTGACCCGTTTTGGCTGTTTTCGGAAGTTTTTGGACGATTGCCTTTTGCGCCTGACGTCACGACTGAGAGTGGGCGGAGAATAATGACTGTTCACTTAGATGGAGATGGGTTTGCAGATAAAAGTTTTGTGGAATATGGAAAATATGTAGGTGAAGTTTTAAGAGAAAAGATTTTTAAGGTTTATAAAGTTCCGCATACTGTTTCTGTAATAGTTGGAGAAGTTGACCCACGAGGGCTTTATCCTAAAAAGGCAAAGAAATTGATGGAAGTTGCTAAAAGTATTTTTTCGCTTCCTAACGTTGAGCCTGCGAGTCATACTTATTCTCATCCTTTTAACTGGATAGATGTTTACAGAATGAGTATGGGTTTGAAACCTACCGATAAGAGAAATCTTAAGTATGGTTATCATCTTCCTATCCCCGGTTATGTTCCAAGTGTAAAGAAAGAAATTGATTATTCTCTCGAGTTTATAGATAAATATCTTGCTCCTAATGGTAAAAAGGCGAAAGTGTTGTTGTGGTCTGGTGATTGTGCCCCACCGCCACCGGTTGTTGAAAGAACGTATAAGTTGGGTGTTTATAACGTTAACGGAGGGGATACAACTATAGATGATACTTTTCCTTACCTTTGTAAAGTTTCTCCTATGGGTATCAATAAGGGAAAATTTTTTCAAGTTTATGCTCCTGTTCAAAATGAGGAAGTTTATACGAAAGGTTGGAAAATCAAAGATGGGTACGTTAGAGTTATTTCAACGTTTAAACTTACGGATAAGCCGAGAAGATTAAAGCCTATAAGTATCTATTACCATTTTTACTCTGCTCAATTTCCTTTGTCTTTCAACGCTTTAAAGAAAGTTTACGATTGGGCTATGAGACAAGGAACTGTTCCTATGTTTCTCTCTGAATATGCCCAGCGGGTTTTGGAATTCAGGGGAGCAAGTATTGCTGAAAGTAATAGGGATGGAAATATGTACTTTTGTTCTTCGGGTAGTTTGAAGACAGTTAGATTGGAGGGGAAGGGCGGGATACCAAGTATTGATAAATCTCAAGGAGTTGTTGGTTATAGAAGGATAAACGGCAGGATTTACGTATTTTTAGATGATAGTAGATGTAGGAGAATCGTTTTTGTTAATAGAGATGATAACGATTTTGTTCTGGTGAGTTCAAACGGTATGGTAAAGGATTTTAGGAAAGATGTAGAAAGAGGATATTACCGTTTAGTTCTGCATTCAGAAGTTTTACCTTTGAAGGCAGATTTGCGGGTAGCTGATACCTGTTCTCTTAGAGTGGGTAATGGAGTTAATTTGAAAAGGAAAGGAGGAATGGTAGAGGTTGAAGCAAGAAAGAAAAAGGTTACAGTGGAAGCAGTTTGTAAACGTTGA
- the pelF gene encoding GT4 family glycosyltransferase PelF: MTHNPDILMVAEGTYPYIRGGVSSWIHQLITSLTEFTFGVVFLGSRREDYGEIQYDIPDNVLFVKEFFLFDKKDRPEPQSLKKREKLLEKLRFLHCWFRRSGGDIPENLHRKDFYLKEVKEEEFLYGRTSWEFICESYMTFAEDLPFIDYFWTVRNIHDPLWRVASIVEEVDRPRLVHSPSTGYAGFLASLIRNSYKSPFILTEHGIYTRERKIDILNSDWIQDRRFFYQKEYGEIDHLRRMWINFFVGLGKISYRTASVIISLFEDARRVQISLGAPEEKTMVIPNGVKVELYEEARKSRDRLPVVALIGRVVPIKDIKTFIKAMRIVVNKNAKVEGWVVGPTDEDPEYFEECKKLVEVLRLENNVKFLGFRRVSEVLKKVKITTLTSISEGMPLVVLESFAAGVPCVATDVGSCRQLIYGGLNEADVRLGRAGRIAPVANPSEIAKGYLELLENEREWQSCSRVAFERVKRFYSFEMFVDSYRKLYEEFLNGRDIV; this comes from the coding sequence ATGACACATAATCCTGATATTTTAATGGTAGCTGAAGGAACGTATCCTTACATAAGGGGAGGAGTTTCCTCTTGGATACATCAGCTCATTACTTCTTTAACAGAGTTTACCTTTGGCGTTGTATTTTTGGGAAGTAGGAGGGAGGATTACGGAGAGATTCAGTACGATATTCCGGATAATGTTTTGTTTGTTAAGGAGTTTTTTCTTTTTGATAAAAAGGATAGACCAGAGCCTCAAAGTCTAAAAAAGAGAGAAAAACTTTTAGAGAAATTGAGGTTTTTGCACTGTTGGTTCAGAAGGAGTGGAGGAGATATACCTGAAAACCTACATAGAAAGGATTTTTACTTAAAAGAGGTTAAAGAGGAGGAGTTTCTGTATGGGAGAACTTCTTGGGAGTTTATATGTGAAAGCTATATGACTTTTGCTGAAGATTTGCCTTTTATTGATTATTTTTGGACGGTAAGGAATATTCATGACCCTTTATGGAGGGTAGCTTCAATAGTTGAAGAAGTAGATAGACCAAGATTGGTTCATAGTCCTTCTACGGGATATGCTGGTTTTTTAGCTTCTTTAATTAGAAACAGTTATAAATCACCTTTTATCCTTACTGAGCATGGTATTTATACGAGAGAAAGGAAGATAGATATTCTGAATTCAGATTGGATACAGGATAGGAGGTTCTTTTATCAGAAAGAGTATGGAGAGATTGACCATCTTAGGAGAATGTGGATTAATTTCTTCGTGGGTTTAGGGAAAATCTCTTACAGAACTGCTTCTGTAATCATTTCTCTCTTTGAAGATGCTCGTAGAGTTCAAATTTCTTTAGGTGCTCCTGAAGAAAAGACAATGGTTATTCCTAATGGAGTAAAAGTAGAGCTGTATGAGGAAGCAAGGAAAAGTAGAGATAGATTGCCCGTAGTTGCTTTAATTGGTAGGGTTGTGCCTATAAAAGATATTAAAACTTTTATTAAGGCGATGAGGATTGTTGTTAATAAAAACGCTAAAGTTGAGGGGTGGGTTGTTGGTCCTACAGATGAAGACCCGGAGTATTTTGAAGAGTGTAAAAAGTTGGTAGAAGTTTTGCGATTAGAGAATAACGTAAAGTTTTTAGGTTTTCGTCGTGTTTCAGAGGTTCTTAAAAAAGTAAAGATTACGACCCTTACATCTATAAGTGAAGGAATGCCTTTAGTAGTTTTGGAGTCTTTTGCAGCGGGTGTTCCGTGCGTTGCTACGGATGTTGGTTCTTGCAGGCAATTGATATATGGTGGTTTAAATGAGGCTGATGTGAGATTAGGGAGAGCAGGTAGGATTGCTCCAGTTGCGAATCCGAGTGAAATAGCCAAAGGATACCTTGAGCTTTTGGAGAATGAAAGGGAATGGCAGAGCTGTAGTAGAGTTGCATTTGAGAGAGTTAAGAGGTTTTACAGCTTTGAGATGTTTGTTGATAGCTACAGAAAGTTGTATGAGGAATTTTTAAATGGCAGGGATATCGTTTGA